One Nocardia sp. BMG111209 DNA segment encodes these proteins:
- the era gene encoding GTPase Era, translating into MPDEFRSGFVCFVGRPNTGKSTLTNAMVGQKIAITSSRPQTTRHTIRGIVHRDHAQLILVDTPGLHRPRTLLGQRLNDLVRDTYSEVDVIALCIPADEKIGPGDRWIVQQINQMAPKTALIGVVTKIDKVSRDAIAHQLMAVSQLLGPEAEVVPVSAVRGEQVEVLVDVIASKLPEGPAFYPDGELTDEPEETLMAELIREAALEGVRDELPHSLAVVIEEIIPRESEEDEGGTATSAAGTEAPKSGGLLDVHAILYVERPSQKAIVIGRGGSRLKEVGTAARKQIEHLLGTRIYLHLHVKVAKDWQRDPKQLGKLGF; encoded by the coding sequence GTGCCGGACGAATTCCGTTCCGGCTTCGTGTGTTTCGTCGGGCGGCCGAACACCGGCAAATCGACGCTGACCAATGCCATGGTGGGACAGAAGATCGCGATCACCTCCTCGCGCCCGCAGACCACCCGGCACACCATCCGCGGGATCGTGCACCGCGACCATGCCCAGCTGATCCTGGTCGACACCCCCGGCCTGCACCGCCCGCGCACGCTGCTCGGTCAGCGACTCAACGATCTGGTGCGCGACACCTATTCCGAGGTCGACGTGATCGCGCTCTGCATCCCGGCGGACGAGAAGATCGGCCCCGGCGACCGCTGGATCGTGCAGCAGATCAACCAGATGGCCCCGAAGACCGCCCTGATCGGGGTGGTCACCAAGATCGACAAGGTGAGCCGGGACGCGATCGCGCACCAGCTGATGGCGGTGTCGCAACTGCTCGGCCCCGAGGCCGAGGTGGTGCCGGTGTCGGCGGTGCGCGGTGAGCAGGTCGAGGTGCTCGTCGATGTCATCGCGTCGAAACTGCCGGAGGGACCGGCGTTCTACCCCGACGGCGAACTCACCGACGAGCCCGAGGAGACGCTCATGGCCGAGCTGATCCGCGAGGCCGCGCTGGAGGGTGTCCGCGACGAGTTGCCGCATTCGCTGGCCGTGGTGATCGAGGAGATCATCCCGCGCGAATCCGAGGAGGACGAGGGCGGCACAGCCACCTCCGCCGCGGGCACGGAGGCGCCGAAATCCGGTGGGCTGCTGGATGTCCACGCGATCCTCTACGTGGAGCGGCCCAGCCAGAAGGCGATCGTCATCGGCCGCGGCGGGTCGCGGCTGAAGGAGGTCGGTACCGCCGCCCGCAAGCAGATCGAGCATCTGCTCGGTACCCGCATCTATCTGCACCTGCACGTGAAGGTGGCCAAGGACTGGCAGCGCGACCCGAAACAGCTGGGCAAGCTGGGATTCTGA
- a CDS encoding amidase, with translation MTTAKHPQGLADLAATIAAGTVTSVAATTAALDRIEAAQPTLNAFRVIRRTEALAEAADADRRRAAGDRAPLLGVPIAIKDDTDIAGAPTAFGCGGEFPAATEDAEAVRRLRAAGAVVVGKTNTCEIGQWPFTDAAAFGYTRNPWDAERTPGGSSGGAAAAVAAGLLPAALGSDGAGSVRIPAAWTHLVGLKPQRGRISTWPRAESFYGLTVNGPLARTVADAALLLDAVSGPHPGDRHTPPAITATEAVGRDPGRLRIALSLRIPFTATRTALDPEVVLVVRETAAVLRRLGHQVTITDLHYGLLVGAAFLPRSMVGVRRELAKLPGAEVDPRTRANAATGRILAGPALALSRALEPLLHKRIGRFFDDHDLVLAPTTATPPPPVRAMDGLGSRATEALITAACPFTWPWNVLGWPSINVPAGFTGAGLPLGAQLMGPANSDALLISVAAQLESELHWDRLWPRPWWEERA, from the coding sequence ATGACAACCGCGAAACATCCACAGGGGCTGGCCGATCTGGCGGCGACGATCGCCGCCGGCACCGTGACCTCGGTGGCCGCGACGACGGCCGCGCTGGACCGTATCGAGGCCGCCCAGCCGACCCTGAACGCCTTCCGCGTGATCCGCCGCACCGAGGCGCTGGCCGAGGCGGCCGACGCCGACCGGCGCCGCGCGGCCGGTGATCGCGCGCCTCTGCTCGGGGTGCCGATCGCGATCAAGGACGATACCGATATCGCCGGTGCCCCTACGGCTTTCGGCTGCGGTGGCGAGTTCCCGGCCGCGACCGAGGATGCCGAGGCGGTGCGCCGGCTACGTGCGGCGGGTGCGGTGGTCGTCGGCAAGACCAATACCTGTGAGATCGGCCAGTGGCCGTTCACCGATGCCGCCGCCTTCGGCTACACCCGCAATCCGTGGGATGCCGAGCGCACCCCCGGCGGCTCCTCCGGCGGCGCCGCGGCCGCCGTGGCGGCCGGATTGCTGCCCGCCGCACTGGGTTCCGACGGCGCCGGCTCGGTCCGCATCCCCGCCGCCTGGACCCACCTGGTCGGCCTCAAACCGCAGCGCGGACGCATCTCGACCTGGCCACGGGCCGAATCCTTCTACGGGCTGACGGTCAACGGGCCGCTGGCCCGCACCGTCGCGGACGCGGCACTACTGCTCGACGCCGTCTCCGGACCGCACCCCGGCGACCGGCACACCCCGCCCGCGATCACCGCGACCGAGGCCGTCGGCCGGGATCCGGGCCGGTTGAGAATCGCACTGTCCCTGCGCATTCCGTTCACCGCCACCCGGACCGCGCTCGATCCGGAGGTGGTGCTCGTGGTCCGCGAAACCGCGGCCGTGCTGCGCCGCCTCGGGCATCAGGTGACGATCACCGACCTGCACTACGGCCTGCTGGTCGGCGCCGCCTTCCTGCCCCGCTCGATGGTGGGTGTGCGCCGCGAACTGGCGAAACTGCCCGGCGCCGAGGTCGATCCGCGCACCCGGGCCAACGCCGCCACCGGCCGGATCCTCGCCGGACCGGCGCTCGCGCTGTCGCGAGCGCTGGAACCGTTGCTGCACAAGCGAATCGGCCGCTTCTTCGACGATCACGATCTGGTGCTCGCGCCCACCACGGCCACCCCGCCACCGCCGGTACGGGCCATGGACGGGCTCGGCAGCCGCGCGACCGAAGCGCTGATCACCGCCGCCTGCCCGTTCACCTGGCCGTGGAATGTACTGGGCTGGCCCAGTATCAACGTGCCCGCCGGATTCACCGGCGCCGGACTGCCGCTCGGCGCGCAGCTGATGGGCCCGGCGAATTCCGACGCACTGCTCATCTCCGTTGCGGCCCAGCTGGAATCGGAACTGCACTGGGATCGGCTGTGGCCGCGGCCGTGGTGGGAGGAGCGCGCCTGA
- a CDS encoding Fur family transcriptional regulator gives MPDNTGTSEKTVGIRSTRQRTAITALLGDIDGFRSAQELHDELRRRGEGIGLTTVYRTLQSLAEAGMVDVLRTDSGESVYRQCSKGHHHHLVCRHCGCTVEVEGPTVEAWAESVAGQHGFIDISHTMEVFGTCRDCATEHRSV, from the coding sequence GTGCCGGACAACACGGGCACCTCGGAGAAGACCGTCGGCATCCGCAGCACCCGCCAGCGCACCGCCATCACGGCCCTCCTCGGCGATATCGACGGATTCCGGTCCGCGCAGGAATTGCACGACGAGCTGCGCCGCCGCGGCGAGGGTATCGGCCTGACCACGGTCTACCGCACCCTGCAGTCGCTGGCCGAGGCGGGCATGGTGGACGTGCTGCGCACCGATTCGGGCGAATCGGTCTATCGGCAGTGTTCCAAGGGCCACCATCACCATCTGGTCTGCCGGCACTGCGGCTGCACGGTCGAGGTCGAGGGGCCGACCGTGGAGGCGTGGGCGGAGTCGGTGGCCGGTCAGCACGGCTTCATCGATATCAGCCACACCATGGAGGTCTTCGGTACCTGCCGCGACTGCGCGACCGAGCACAGATCCGTCTGA
- a CDS encoding isoprenyl transferase → MVVVIGNRTPYAPAEPTRTIRPPSPHPSGARPPAIPQEFVPRHVALVMDGNGRWAQDRGLPRTAGHERGEAVLMDTVEGCIEIGVKWLSAYAFSTENWRRSPEEVRFLMGFNRDVIRRRRDEMHEMGVRVRWAGRRPRLWRSVIKELEVAQELTKDNTVMTLTMCVNYGGRAEIADAAREIARRVAAGELDPEKITENTFAEYLDEPDMPDVDLFLRPSGELRSSNFLIWQSAYAEFVYQHTLFPDFDRRNLWAACLEYAERDRRFGGVKK, encoded by the coding sequence ATGGTGGTCGTGATCGGTAATCGCACCCCGTACGCCCCCGCCGAACCCACGCGCACCATCCGCCCGCCGTCGCCGCACCCGTCCGGCGCGCGCCCGCCGGCCATCCCGCAGGAGTTCGTACCCCGGCACGTGGCGCTGGTGATGGACGGAAACGGCCGCTGGGCCCAGGACCGCGGGCTGCCGCGCACCGCCGGGCACGAGCGTGGCGAGGCGGTGCTGATGGACACCGTCGAGGGCTGCATCGAGATCGGCGTCAAATGGTTGTCGGCGTACGCGTTCTCGACCGAGAACTGGCGGCGCAGCCCCGAGGAGGTCCGCTTCCTCATGGGCTTCAACCGGGACGTGATCCGCCGCCGCCGCGACGAGATGCACGAGATGGGGGTGCGGGTGCGCTGGGCCGGTCGCCGGCCGCGGCTGTGGCGCAGCGTGATCAAGGAGCTCGAGGTCGCGCAGGAGCTCACCAAGGACAACACGGTGATGACCCTCACCATGTGCGTGAACTACGGCGGCCGCGCCGAGATCGCCGACGCCGCCCGGGAGATCGCGCGCCGGGTCGCCGCGGGCGAACTGGATCCGGAGAAGATCACCGAGAACACCTTCGCCGAGTACCTCGACGAGCCGGATATGCCGGATGTGGACCTGTTCCTGCGGCCCTCCGGCGAGCTGCGCAGCTCCAACTTCCTGATCTGGCAGTCGGCCTACGCCGAATTCGTCTACCAGCACACCCTGTTCCCGGACTTCGATCGTCGCAATCTGTGGGCGGCCTGCCTGGAGTACGCCGAGCGCGACCGCCGCTTCGGCGGTGTGAAGAAGTGA
- the recO gene encoding DNA repair protein RecO, which yields MRVYRDQAIVLRQHKLGEADRIVTLLTRQHGLVRAVAKGVRRTRSKFGARLEPFAYVDVQLYPGRSLDTVTQVHTVEAFASDIVADYGRYTTACAVLETAERLAGEERAPAPRLHTLTAGALRAIAAAQRPHELILDAFLLRAMGFAGWAPALDECARCATPGPHRAFHVAAGGAVCVHCRPPGSATPAPGVLDLMSALHRGDWAGVDAVPAAVHRQASGLTAAHLQWHLERQLRTLPLIERTRPHGSVESADTRVG from the coding sequence GTGCGTGTTTATCGGGACCAGGCGATCGTGCTGCGCCAGCACAAGCTGGGTGAGGCCGATCGCATCGTCACGCTGTTGACCAGGCAGCACGGTCTGGTGCGCGCGGTGGCGAAGGGGGTGCGGCGTACTCGCTCGAAATTCGGGGCGCGCCTGGAGCCGTTCGCGTACGTCGATGTGCAGCTGTATCCCGGCCGCAGCCTGGACACCGTCACCCAGGTTCACACCGTCGAGGCGTTCGCCTCCGATATCGTCGCCGACTACGGCCGCTACACCACCGCCTGCGCCGTCCTGGAGACCGCCGAACGCCTGGCCGGCGAGGAGCGCGCCCCCGCGCCCCGCCTGCACACCCTGACCGCGGGCGCGCTGCGCGCGATCGCCGCGGCCCAGCGACCGCACGAACTGATCCTCGACGCATTCCTGTTGCGCGCCATGGGTTTTGCCGGTTGGGCACCGGCGCTGGACGAATGTGCCCGCTGCGCCACCCCGGGGCCGCACCGCGCCTTCCACGTCGCGGCCGGCGGTGCGGTGTGCGTGCACTGCCGCCCGCCCGGCTCGGCCACCCCCGCACCGGGTGTCCTGGACCTGATGAGCGCCCTGCACCGCGGCGACTGGGCCGGTGTGGATGCCGTCCCCGCCGCGGTGCACCGCCAGGCCAGCGGCCTCACCGCCGCTCACCTGCAATGGCATCTGGAACGCCAGCTCCGCACGCTTCCCCTGATCGAGCGCACCCGTCCGCACGGGTCCGTCGAATCCGCCGACACCCGCGTCGGCTGA
- a CDS encoding terpene synthase family protein has translation MKPFTLPDFYLPHPPRLNPHLEFARSHSLDWAKRLGILDEPDPAGGLVWDVQRLERMDFALLCAYTHPDCDAEALALVTEWYVWVFFFDDDFLAKFKNGRQRAAATQYLERLELFMAEPGAPVPEPRNPAEAGLADCWSRTIPSMSAGWRRRMVLSTHNLMVESMWELDNIARDRVANPLEYIEMRRRVGGAPWSANLVEYAAGAEIPDRFAAERPLRVLCDTFSDAVHLRNDLFSYEREVRIEGENANAVLVFETFLGLPTQTAANLVNDLLTTRLKQFEDTAEVEVPQLFLARAAAPAEQAAVGRYILGLQDWQSGGHEWHMRSSRYMNSGLDTGPTGLGTATARLVPGLRIQLNQHTPPRRSPGDLTVAGLSTPDLATPNPHLAAARADLPQWVAATGLLEPAAPGWTPHSVAEADFALLAALVHPEVDEPGLILRSRWCAWGFHLGDLLSHAYRALPVAGREQLRRLPQFLADPPAQAPGTPVERALAQLWRDTSATDPAGRQQVRAAVLESIEAWQLWLDNEVRRRIPDPVDHLENRRAAFGGRLVTALGRPAGHPRAADALADTSVLRQLENSALDHAGLVNDLYSYRREIHDGGEHQNLVYITQSFLNCSREAARDIVVDLAEERLCQFEQTARDRLPVFFTDHRVADPAREAVLAQVRRWQQYMAGNLAWHAGTGRYTASAPQRPRPPIAGPTGPFVSALGGRRTSTGRPA, from the coding sequence GTGAAGCCCTTCACATTGCCCGATTTCTATCTGCCTCATCCACCCCGCCTCAATCCGCATCTGGAATTCGCGCGGAGCCATTCCCTGGACTGGGCGAAACGGTTGGGCATCCTCGATGAACCCGACCCGGCCGGTGGCCTGGTATGGGATGTCCAACGGCTGGAGCGGATGGACTTCGCCCTGCTGTGCGCCTATACCCACCCCGACTGCGACGCCGAGGCGCTGGCGCTGGTCACCGAGTGGTACGTCTGGGTCTTCTTCTTCGACGACGATTTCCTCGCCAAATTCAAGAACGGCCGGCAGCGCGCGGCCGCCACGCAATACCTCGAGCGGCTCGAGTTGTTCATGGCCGAGCCGGGCGCGCCTGTACCCGAGCCGCGGAATCCGGCCGAGGCCGGACTCGCCGACTGCTGGTCGCGCACCATACCGTCGATGTCCGCGGGCTGGCGGCGGCGCATGGTGCTCAGCACGCACAACCTGATGGTCGAGTCGATGTGGGAGCTGGACAATATCGCCCGCGACCGGGTGGCCAACCCCCTCGAATACATCGAGATGCGCCGGCGGGTCGGCGGCGCGCCGTGGTCGGCGAATCTCGTCGAATACGCCGCCGGGGCCGAGATACCGGACCGGTTCGCCGCCGAGCGACCCCTGCGCGTGCTGTGCGACACCTTCTCCGACGCCGTGCACCTGCGCAACGACCTGTTCTCCTACGAGCGGGAGGTGCGGATCGAGGGCGAGAACGCCAACGCCGTGCTGGTGTTCGAGACCTTCCTCGGGCTGCCCACCCAGACGGCCGCGAATCTGGTCAACGACCTGCTGACCACCCGGTTGAAACAGTTCGAGGACACCGCGGAAGTCGAAGTGCCGCAACTGTTCCTGGCCCGCGCCGCCGCACCCGCGGAACAGGCCGCGGTCGGCCGCTACATCCTCGGCCTGCAGGACTGGCAGTCCGGCGGGCACGAATGGCATATGCGCTCCAGCCGCTACATGAACAGCGGGCTGGACACCGGGCCGACCGGATTGGGTACCGCCACCGCCCGTCTCGTTCCCGGGCTGCGCATCCAGCTGAATCAACACACCCCGCCGCGGCGGTCCCCCGGCGACCTGACGGTCGCGGGCCTGTCCACCCCCGATCTCGCGACCCCCAATCCGCATCTGGCCGCGGCCCGCGCCGATCTGCCGCAGTGGGTAGCGGCGACGGGCCTGCTGGAGCCCGCCGCCCCCGGCTGGACACCGCATTCGGTGGCCGAGGCCGATTTCGCGCTGCTCGCCGCGCTCGTCCATCCCGAGGTGGACGAGCCGGGCCTGATCCTGCGATCCCGTTGGTGCGCCTGGGGTTTCCATCTCGGCGATCTGCTGTCACACGCCTATCGGGCCCTGCCGGTGGCCGGGCGGGAACAGCTGCGCCGGCTACCGCAATTCCTGGCCGACCCGCCCGCGCAGGCGCCCGGCACACCGGTCGAACGCGCGCTGGCACAGCTGTGGCGCGATACGTCCGCCACCGATCCGGCCGGCCGGCAGCAGGTGCGGGCCGCGGTGCTCGAGTCGATCGAGGCGTGGCAACTGTGGCTGGACAACGAGGTCCGGCGGCGCATCCCCGATCCCGTCGACCATCTGGAGAACCGGCGGGCCGCGTTCGGTGGCCGGCTGGTCACCGCGCTCGGCCGGCCGGCGGGCCACCCGCGCGCCGCGGACGCCCTCGCCGATACGAGTGTGCTTCGGCAGCTGGAGAATTCGGCCCTCGACCATGCCGGGCTGGTGAACGATCTGTACTCGTACCGGCGGGAGATCCACGACGGCGGCGAACATCAGAACCTCGTCTACATCACCCAGTCCTTCCTGAACTGTTCGCGCGAGGCCGCCCGCGACATCGTGGTCGATCTCGCCGAGGAGCGGCTGTGCCAGTTCGAACAGACGGCACGGGACCGGTTACCGGTGTTCTTCACCGACCACCGGGTCGCCGATCCGGCCCGCGAGGCCGTCCTCGCGCAGGTGCGCCGGTGGCAGCAGTACATGGCGGGCAACCTCGCCTGGCACGCCGGCACCGGCCGGTACACCGCCTCAGCTCCGCAGCGGCCGCGGCCGCCCATCGCCGGACCGACCGGGCCGTTCGTCAGCGCGCTCGGCGGTCGCCGCACCAGTACCGGGAGGCCAGCATGA
- a CDS encoding polyprenyl synthetase family protein — protein sequence MSAATADAEFGASVPPDPGSRRGSSAQARLILNRAQFLTKPLLRSAIDSLPGELRLMSGYHLGLWDEHGAETATGSGKGMRPALVLAATAATGGSPEAAVHAATAIELVHNFTLIHDDVMDRDALRRGRPTVWRVWGVDDAILVGDAMHGLAVRTLVEAPVPSPESVARLTDSVIELCLGQQRDCAFETRQHITLDDCLATVQQKTSSLLGCACVLGALAAGAPPPTVETLNRFGRELGVAFQLVDDLLGIWGDPARTGKPVGNDLIRRKRSLPVVAALTSDTAAGRDLENLYRANHPLSPAEVVRATELIVQAGGKQWATTESQRYLYSAIGPLMDRPEAADLLHLADAVVHRDR from the coding sequence ATGAGCGCAGCGACCGCCGATGCCGAATTCGGCGCATCCGTCCCACCCGATCCGGGGTCCCGGCGCGGCTCCTCGGCGCAGGCCCGGCTCATCCTCAACCGGGCCCAGTTCCTCACGAAACCGTTGCTGCGCAGCGCGATCGACTCGTTGCCCGGCGAATTGCGGCTCATGTCGGGCTATCACCTCGGCCTGTGGGACGAGCACGGCGCCGAGACCGCCACCGGATCCGGTAAGGGTATGCGGCCGGCGCTGGTGCTGGCCGCCACCGCCGCCACCGGCGGCTCCCCCGAGGCCGCCGTGCACGCCGCCACCGCGATCGAGCTGGTGCACAACTTCACCCTCATCCACGACGATGTGATGGACCGCGACGCACTGCGCCGGGGCCGACCCACGGTGTGGCGGGTCTGGGGTGTCGACGACGCGATCCTGGTCGGTGACGCGATGCACGGGCTCGCCGTCCGCACCCTCGTGGAGGCGCCCGTCCCCTCACCGGAATCGGTGGCCCGGCTGACCGACAGCGTCATCGAACTGTGCCTTGGCCAGCAGCGGGACTGCGCCTTCGAGACCCGCCAGCACATCACCCTCGACGACTGCCTCGCCACCGTGCAGCAGAAGACCAGCTCGCTCCTGGGCTGCGCCTGTGTCCTGGGCGCCCTCGCCGCCGGCGCCCCGCCGCCGACCGTCGAGACGCTGAACCGCTTCGGCCGCGAGCTGGGCGTCGCCTTCCAGCTGGTCGACGATCTGCTCGGCATCTGGGGCGATCCGGCCCGCACCGGAAAACCGGTGGGCAACGACCTGATCCGGCGCAAACGCTCCCTGCCCGTGGTTGCGGCCCTGACCTCGGACACCGCCGCCGGGCGCGACCTCGAGAACCTCTACCGCGCGAACCACCCCCTCTCCCCCGCCGAGGTCGTCCGCGCCACCGAACTGATCGTTCAGGCCGGTGGAAAGCAGTGGGCGACAACGGAATCCCAGCGCTATCTGTATTCGGCGATCGGCCCGCTGATGGACCGCCCGGAAGCCGCCGACCTGCTCCACCTCGCGGACGCGGTGGTACACCGCGACCGCTGA